DNA sequence from the bacterium genome:
TCAGCGGAGCGCTCTATAACTACTTCATCTATCGTTATGCCTTGAGCCACATGCGGGAAATTTATATCGGCGCGGCTGTTTTGTATTTCGTCGGATTCGGGCTCATGTGCCTCAAGGTTAAAGAAGGGCAGTATCCGCCGCCGCCTGATAGCGATCTGGCGCCGAGCCTGCTACGGGACATCAAAACCTTCGGCCGGGAGTGTTTTTCTGTCCCTTTTTTCTGGCTTATTTTTCTGGGAACCATGTTTGGTGCGATATCGGGCACCATCGGCATCTTTAACGTGTTCTCGCTTCAGTCGCTGGGCCTGGATCTGGAGCAAATTGGCAAAATGGGGGCTTTCTATGGGATCATGATCGCGGTGTGCCTGACCTTTGCAGGGGTACTGGCCGACCGCTGGCATCCGGTGCGCGTAGACGCCTACGTTAACGCCTTTAGCTTTTTTTTCATGTTCACCAATCTCCTCTGGATATTCATTGATCCACCAACTTCCGCCATTTTCTTCTGGGTCCTGGTGGGAAGCAGTGCCTTTGGCGTGATGCTCACGGCGATCCATAGTACGACCTCTATGCCCCGGATGATGCACTTGTTCCCCCGGGGCCGGTTCGGGGCATTTTGCGGGGCGCAGGCGCTGGTGCGTTCAGCAGGAGTGATGCTGGGGGGACTTCTGGCTGGTCTCTTCCTCGATATGGTCAAAAGCCATTTCCCCGCAGACAGTCTGAGGTCCTATCGTTACGTGGTGGTCTGGCAGGGGGCCTTTGCGTTTGTTACGTTCAGCCTCTGCTATTGCATCTATCGTTACTGGAAGCGCCTGGGTGGCGATACCGGCTATACGCCGCCGCTGACACGCATCCGGTATGCGGATCTGCCCAAGGCGCAGGATACACGCGTTCGAAAGGGGATGTTTATTCCCGTCATCATTTCCTGGTTCGGGTGCCTGCTCACCAATGGCTTCTATTTTCTCTATTTTCTCTATTTGTCACCTGATTCCCGCAGTGCCTGGATTTGCGGAGGGGTGACGGTTATGGCGGCTCTGATGCTTCCTGTTTATCTGAGATTTGTGCGATTCATGGAACGGGCCTAACGCGGGATGGGGTTAAAATGAAGGTGGGAGAGAAATCATGAAAAAAGTGGTGTTGTTTGAGATGTGTCAGGAGGATTTAAAAGGACGCTCGTTTGAAGTCGCGGTGCTGCCGATAGGCGCTACGGAGGTTCATGCCCGGCATCTGCCGTTCGGGAATGACGCCCTTCACGCGGCGGAACTGGCGAAGCGGGCGGCGGAACGGGCCACGGAGCAGGGGGCGGGGATCCTCGTGTTGCCGACCATTCCGTTCGGGTGCAGTCCGGATGTGATGCCTTACCCCTATACGGTTAGCGTCCAGCCAACGACACTGTTTAAACTGTTCGAAGACCTGATCGTGTCACTGAGGGCCCATGGAATCCGCAAGTTCCTGATCCTGAATGGACACGGCGGCAACAACGGCACGCTCGAGGCGATCTCCCGCGAATTCTACGGAAAACACGACGCGTTCATTACCACGGTCAACTGGTGGATGACGGTGGGTGATATTGTGGCGCAGGTACAGGAAACCGATGAACTCTCCCATGCCGATGAGATTGAAACGTCCGAGTCTCTGGAATTATGCCCTGCCCTGGTGCGTATGGAGGTCGCCGAGAAGACCCGGACCAATCCCACGCAGCTTCCAACGTTGGTCAAGTACGGGGGCGGCATCTTGCGTCCCTGGGATCTGTATACAACGAATGGCGGAGTGGGTGACCCGACGATGGCGACCAGGGAAAAAGGCCGGAAAATCGTTACTGTCGCCGTGGAGCGGATCGCCGAGATCCTGGTCGAACTGGCGAAGGCCAAACATGAGGGACGATTTCTTTACTGAAAAACGGAGGGTTTATGTCTGTATCTGAAAATCAGTCGCGCCGTAAAATCGATCAGGCTGAGCGTGCGATCCTGTCAGGACACCTGAAGTCCGTTGAGGACCATTTGTTCAATGGCATTATCCCGTTCTGGTTCCAGCGCGCCCGGGACACGCAATATGGCGGATTTCTCACAAACTCAGATGAGCAGGGGCGGCTCCTGCCGACTCCGGAGAAATACGCCAATACCCAATGCCGGCTGATCTGGTGGTTCTCAACCTTGCACCGGCGCTTTCCTGATCTGGCTCAGGCGGCCGAATTTGCCTCCGGGGGAGTTGATTTCCTGATCAAGCACTTCTGGGATGAAAAATACGGCGGCTTTTTTTGGAAGGTGCAACGGGATGGGGCGCCTCTTGACAGCGCCAAGATTGTCTACGGTCAGAGTTTCTGCATCTACGCGTTGAGCGAATATTATCTGGCGACTCGCGATCCGCGTGGCTTGGACTATGCCTCCCGCACCTTTGATTGCCTTCAGAAATATGCCGCTGACACCCTGCGGGGGGGGTACTATGAAAACCTCACGCAGGAGTGGGCCCCGGAAGCCAAAGGGTTTGCCGGCGGCGACCGCAAGGGGCTGGATACCCATATGCACCTGATGGAGTCGTTCACCACGCTGGCGGCCGCCAGCGGGGAGGCGATTCATCGCCGTAAATTGCTGGAAGTGACCGATCTGATCACCACCCGGATGATTGATCCCGTTACCGGGTGTGGTCTGAACCAGTTTGATCTGGCCTTCAAGTCCCTTCCTGCGATTGCCATCAAACGAACCTGGAATGGCGAGCGACAGGGGGAGCAGCCGGCCAATCCCGTGGATACCACCTCGTATGGTCACAATCTGGAGCTGGAGTTTCTGATGCGGCTGGCCCTTAAGACGGCGCAGGTCGAGGCCGGGTCCTATCAGGCCCCGCTCCGGCGTTTGCTCGATCATGCCGTTCAGCACGGGGTCGACTGGGAATTTGGGGGCATCTACCGCGATGGCCTGCGTGCGACCGGTGAGGCGATTGTCAAAGAGAAGGAGTTCTGGCAGCACAGCGAGTCGCTGGTCGGTTTTCTGGATGGCTACGAGGCGTTCGGCGACCGTCGCTACCTCGACGCATTCAGCAAAATCTGGGAATTCGCAAGGGATTACATGATCGTCAAGGGCGTCGGCGAATGGCGGACATTGCTCGATCGGCAGGGAAAACCCATCGATGCAAATATCGGTAATCCCTGGAAGGTCTCCTATCATACCGGTCGGGCAATGGTGGAGAGCCGGGAACGAATGATGCGGTTGTTGGCCTGAAACGTAACTTTTCAAAACGGGATATTCTATGAACAGAAGTATTATGGTGGTCGGTGCGCATGCAGATGATGTCGAGATTAACGCGGGAGGCACCCTCGCCAAGTATCGCGAACAGGGGTATGAGGTCATCTACGTCATGTCCACCAACAACATGTCCGGCCACGTCCATGAGCTTTTAAGCGACGGCAGTGTCCGTGGCACGCCTGAAACAACCCTGCCCATGATGGCGCGCCGCAAGCGCGAATGCGATGAGGCGGCCCGTGCGTTGGGCACCACCCCGATTCATCTGGACCATCCCCAGCGTCACTACTACGGCGGCCCTGGAAACGAAAATGCCGAGGTGCGCTATGGGTGCGCCCAGCCGGCCGGAGTCCTGGCGAACGTGCCGACCATTTTGACCGCGTATGAGGACGCCACCAGTGTGAAGCGGTTGGCGGATCTCATCGTTGAAAAAAATCCCGAGTGCGTTCTGACGCATGGGGTGAGTCAGATGAATATCGAACACTACGCGACATCGCTGCTGACGACCATGAGCTATTGGCAGGCTGTTGAACGCGGCGTACGCGGCTCCTTATTGCACTGGCGCGAGGCGCACACCCGGCTAGGTGAGTTCAACTGTCGCTGGGAGACCTTCGTGGACTGCACGCGCTTTTTGGGCCGGAAGATGGAGTTGATCGGACTGCACCGCTGCCAGATGCCTAAAGCCCATTTGCCGGACTCCGGACATCGGCTGCTATCAGTGAACTGGGGCGGGGCCTGCGGCTGCGGTGCGGCCGAAGTGTTTACCTGGGTTCGGCATGCCGACTATCGGGATGACCAGGGCTTGAATCATCCGCCCCTGACCCTTGAATTGATCCAGAATTCAAAATAGTAGTGAAGAACCTAATTATATAAGAAAGCAGCGATCTATGAGTGTGAAGTCTAAAATAGCATCATGTATGTCAGTTCTAGCGGTGTCATTGGCGGCAGTCTGTTTGGCGCAGGAGCCTCAGGCCAGGCCAGCGTATACCGGGCCATTTCCTCTTCGAGATGGGGATACCTGGGTGCTACTGGGTGATTCGGTGACGGCTCGTCACCAGCACGTCAACTATATTGAAGCGTTCTGCTACGCCCGATTTCCCGCCATGACATTCCATTTCCGCAATTCGGGTGTTGGCGGCGATACGGTTCCAAAGGCCATGGCCCGGTTTGATTGGGATGTGGCCCCCTGGAAGCCGACGGTGGTCAGCGTGGAACTGGGATTGAATGACGGGTTCTACACGGAGTATCGTACCAATATGATCGCGCTCGTGGAACGTATCAAGGGGGTTGGGGCACGTCCGGTTCTGTTCACACCGCATCCGCTGATTGATGGGGTGTATCTGGCCTCCATCAAGAAGGGCGGCATGAAAGATAAAGTGGAGGGGAATTCAACCGCATTGGGCGTGATCGCGACGGAACAAGGCCTGGCGTTTGCCGATCAATTTCATACTTTGGTGGATGTGTGGGCGAAAAACTTTCCCGTTCAAAGCGTTCATTATGCGGCCAGCGTGGCCCGTGATGTGCTTGAAAAACAGAAGGAGTTGCCTGGCCGGGAACATCTCCAGCAGTGGCTGGATATCTGGGCTAAAAGCGAGATGGCCGCAAGTGGTACAGATCTGGGGATTGACTATGTGCATCCCGGACCGGCAGGGAATCTGACGATGGAGGCGGCTTTATTGAAAGGGCTCAACGCGCCCGGTCTGGTCAGCAAGGCGACGTTGGAGGCCACGGGCAAAGTCGGTGAGTTGATTCAGTGTCAGGTGAACAACGTGGTGGTCGAGAAGAATGGCGGCTTATCATTTGACCGTCTGGATACGTGCCTGCCCATGCCTATTCCCGATAATGCGCGCGGCGGGTTAATTGTCTACCCCGCCGTGGCGGATCTCAGTCAGTGGATTCTGACCGTCAAAGGGCTTAAGGGTGGTTCCTATCGGGTGGATATCGATGGGACCAATGTGACGACGGTGGCAACCCGCGACTTGGAAAAAGGGTGGAATATGGGGCTTCTGGATAAGGGCCCGGTAGCCAATCAATGTCAGCAGATTCTGAGTCTGGTGGGCGCGAAAGAGAGTTTGGTCACAGCCTGGCGCCAGAATTACGGGATTCTAATTAAAAATCCCGCCGCCACCTTTGCGGCTTCTGCGACGCCTGAAAAATTGAGTCAGCAGGCACTGGAAGCCGATGCCAAGATCCGGGCGGCGGCCCAGCCGAAGTCTCACCGATTCACCCTCATCCCGGTTGAACAGCAATAAAAAGGAAATACCCCGATTATGAATATCTCCAAAATATCGATTCCGGAGTTTGGTGTTCCCCGGGAAATTCCGCTGATTCCGGCCACGGTTTACGCCGCACGGTTGGTGCAAGTGCGTGCCCGGATGCGGGCGGCGGGACTGGATTGTCTGCTGGTGTATGCGGACCGTGAGCATAGCGCAAACATCTCCTACTGCACCGGGTTCGATCCGCGGTTTGAGGAGGCTCTTTTTGTGCTTACGGCCGAGGGGCAGGCCTCCTTGTGTGTGGGAAACGAATGCGTGAATGTCGTGTCCGAACTTCCCATTCCTGCCGACATCCTGCTTTGCCAGGAATTCAGCCTGATGGGGCAGGACCGGTCAATCTCCTGGGATTTGAAGCCGGTCCTCGGCAAGGCGGGCCTCCGCGCCGGAATGCGCTGCGGGATCGCCGGTTGGAAGTCACTCCGGGCCGACCGCCTTGAAACCCCTTCCTATATCGTGGAACTCGTGACGGAGCTTTGCGGGTCACGCCCGGTAAATGCCAACGACCTGTTCATGCATCCGCGCGATGGCCTGCGAATCCACAATGAACCTGAGCAGATCGCTTTTTTTGAATATGCGGCCACGCGGACGTCGGCCTCGGTTCTGAACGTCTTGAAGGCCCTGGAGCCGGGGAAACGTTGCTTTGAACTCGCCAGGCAGTTTGATGATGGCGGCCTGCCTCATTCGTGTCATCCCATGCTGGCGTGTGGCAAGACGATTCCGAATGGAATGGCATCACCCGGTAACGGCAAGGTTCAGAAGGGGCAGTATCTCACCTGTGCCTTTGGGATCTGGGGTGCGCTCACCTGTCGGGCCGGCGTGGTGACGTCCGATCCGTCTGAATTCATATCGGGGAAAAAACAGGAGGCCTTCAAGCTCATTGAAAACTATCTGGCCGCCGTACGGGCATGGTATGGGGCCCTGGATGTCGGGGTTTCTGCAGGAGAGGTCTGGGCGGCGACCGATAGTGCCCGGGATAAGTCTTTGTACACATTTTGTGTGAATCCGGGGCATTACCTCCATCTGGATGAGTGGGTGAGTTCCCCCTTCTGGAAGGGATCTGATATTCCACTGGCTTCCGGCAGTGTCCTTCAGGCGGATATCATTCCCGTCTCCCTCAAGGGCCCCATCAGTGTCAATATGGAAGACGGCCTAATGCTGGCGGATGCGTCTCTCCGTGCGGAACTGGAGAAGAGCCAGCCTGCCTTGTACCGTCGCTGTCAGGCGCGGCGGCAATTCATGATAGAGGTTCTGGGCTATCGGTTGAGCGAGTCGGTGTTGCCTCTGGGCAATATCCCCGGGGCGTATTTCCCCTGTCTGCTGGATACCAGTTTGGTTTATTGCAAGTAACGGTTAGGGCTGCCATGAAAAGTGAATGCAACGATGAAGAGGCGAGGCGCGCATACTGGTCAACGCAGATGGACGCGGCCTACGCCTTTATGGGTAAGATGCTTGAGTACCCCGTTGAGGAGTGTGGGGAATCATTGGTCTCCCTGAAGGAGGCCGTCGCTGCTGAAGGACTGGCCGTGGAGTTTTCGCAGTCCCTGATCGCCGGTCAGGACGCGCGTTTATTCTATCTGAGGTCGGGGTTGATTCCCGATTTTCTGGCCGTGGCAAGGGAGATGAACGAGCGGGGTTGGATGCTCAAGGTGGAAGACGGGTTCCGGTCAAGGGAGATGCAGCGTCATATCGCGTTGCACGAAACTGTTCTTGATCTCGTCCTGCAGAAGGTTATCTGGGAAACTCGTGGCACGATTCCGGACCCGGTATTCCTGTTTCAGCGACTGACCTGCTTGATTGCGACATACCCGAAAATTGGTACCCACATGTCTGGTAGTGCAATCGATATTTCGGTTTTAAGGGCGTCGGATCATTCGGAAGTCGGTCGCGGTGCCCCTTATCTCGAAATGTCCGAATTAACTCCGATGGAGTCTCCTTTTGTCAACGCGGAGGCTGCCCGAAACCGGGAGGCCATCAGCGAGTTGATGCGTCACCATGGGTTCATTCCCTATCCCCAGGAATTCTGGCATTACAGCAAGGGGGATGCTTACGCTGAGTCCTTAACTGCTTCAGGGCGCCCTGCACGGTATGGCGCGGTTGATTTTGACTCGTCCACTGGGCGAGTCAGCCCGATTCTGAATCCCTGTGAGCCTTTGCACTCGATGAATGATATCCGGAGACATATCGCGTTAGCGCTCGACCGCGTGAAATTGCGGGCTGAAAAGATCAGGTAAGCACCAGGGGAAGCAGACGTAAAATTAATGAAAACATCGCTGAAACTAGGTATTGGAGGTTTCTGGGTTTCCATAGTGGTGTCCCTGGCATCGGCTGGTGCTACCGCGCCTGATGCGGGAGCCGCACTCCAGCCCGGGATAAATAGCGCCGAGGCCAAAGCGGATTCCGTGCTCACGAGGATGCGTGAGTTGGCCCGCGAGCGTAAGTGGAAAACCCTTGTTGAGCAATTCCAGGATGAGGATATCGATGCCTGGTCGGCGACCGTGAAGGATAAAAGCGCCATGGCCATAAAGATGGCGGAGGCGTCCAACTTGCGCGGTCAAGCCTTCGGATTCCTGAAGGACAATGTGCGTGCCGGGAAGGATTTGCGAGTGGCCGTGGAGCTGGTTTCCTCCAATGGATCGTATTGGTGCCATCTGGGCGACTTCTCCCGGGATGTCCTGAAGGATGAGTCCGGAGCACTCGACGCGTATATCAAGGCATTTGAATGTACGGGGAACACGTTCGGCTATTTGTCGATCAGTGTCACGCTGAATGCCGCATCCATCCTGGTCGGTCAGGGTAAGTATCAGGATGCGCTGAAAGTCATGGAGCGATATGACGAAAGTGATATCAGGAAAATGCAGGAGATGGGACCCTGGTGGGGGACCAAGATGCTGGACATGAACAAAAGGATTTATGCCGGCCTTGGACGGAAAGAGGATTCCGGGTTGGTGCTCGTGGCGGAGGGAAAAACGGACTATCAAATGATCTTGCCGGACACTTCACCAAACCCTGCGATTGGCGAGAGTCTGAAACAGGTGGCGTATTCATGTAATCAGTCCAAACCAGGTGGAGCGTTCACTTTGGTCGAGTACCCAAATCGCCAAAGATATGGATGATCGGACGGCCTTTGGCGAATGGGTGTTTTAGTCGGTTTCCCGGGCCGGAGTCGCGAAACATCCTGGGCAGGGATGGGGTGAGTGGGCCTCTGGCGTTCGGTATTCGGGTATGCCATAGAAGAGGAATGATCTCGTATAAAATAGGAAAAACAAAATGATGAAATTATTGAAATTGTCTATATGGGTATTGTTGGTTTCGTTGTCGGCGGGGGGCGGTCGCGTGGGTGCGG
Encoded proteins:
- a CDS encoding MFS transporter; amino-acid sequence: MTCKSSSAPVETVVSGVCTEGGALDSGHSQGAEYDSKGRKLHRCGSLTYTKQGLVMLFCWLLWGDFCFNLMETVVPSIIPLKLKSLGSANWIIALIMSTLPGVFNTTICPWVSFKSDHYRSRWGRRIPFILYTMPFLTASLLFIGFSDNIGSWLHGLFFSGSTLSRNTVIILLLAVFAGMFDLFNMFVGSVYYYLYNDVVPEHYQSRFMGWSRLVGVLSGALYNYFIYRYALSHMREIYIGAAVLYFVGFGLMCLKVKEGQYPPPPDSDLAPSLLRDIKTFGRECFSVPFFWLIFLGTMFGAISGTIGIFNVFSLQSLGLDLEQIGKMGAFYGIMIAVCLTFAGVLADRWHPVRVDAYVNAFSFFFMFTNLLWIFIDPPTSAIFFWVLVGSSAFGVMLTAIHSTTSMPRMMHLFPRGRFGAFCGAQALVRSAGVMLGGLLAGLFLDMVKSHFPADSLRSYRYVVVWQGAFAFVTFSLCYCIYRYWKRLGGDTGYTPPLTRIRYADLPKAQDTRVRKGMFIPVIISWFGCLLTNGFYFLYFLYLSPDSRSAWICGGVTVMAALMLPVYLRFVRFMERA
- a CDS encoding creatininase family protein; its protein translation is MKKVVLFEMCQEDLKGRSFEVAVLPIGATEVHARHLPFGNDALHAAELAKRAAERATEQGAGILVLPTIPFGCSPDVMPYPYTVSVQPTTLFKLFEDLIVSLRAHGIRKFLILNGHGGNNGTLEAISREFYGKHDAFITTVNWWMTVGDIVAQVQETDELSHADEIETSESLELCPALVRMEVAEKTRTNPTQLPTLVKYGGGILRPWDLYTTNGGVGDPTMATREKGRKIVTVAVERIAEILVELAKAKHEGRFLY
- a CDS encoding AGE family epimerase/isomerase, with product MSVSENQSRRKIDQAERAILSGHLKSVEDHLFNGIIPFWFQRARDTQYGGFLTNSDEQGRLLPTPEKYANTQCRLIWWFSTLHRRFPDLAQAAEFASGGVDFLIKHFWDEKYGGFFWKVQRDGAPLDSAKIVYGQSFCIYALSEYYLATRDPRGLDYASRTFDCLQKYAADTLRGGYYENLTQEWAPEAKGFAGGDRKGLDTHMHLMESFTTLAAASGEAIHRRKLLEVTDLITTRMIDPVTGCGLNQFDLAFKSLPAIAIKRTWNGERQGEQPANPVDTTSYGHNLELEFLMRLALKTAQVEAGSYQAPLRRLLDHAVQHGVDWEFGGIYRDGLRATGEAIVKEKEFWQHSESLVGFLDGYEAFGDRRYLDAFSKIWEFARDYMIVKGVGEWRTLLDRQGKPIDANIGNPWKVSYHTGRAMVESRERMMRLLA
- a CDS encoding PIG-L family deacetylase encodes the protein MNRSIMVVGAHADDVEINAGGTLAKYREQGYEVIYVMSTNNMSGHVHELLSDGSVRGTPETTLPMMARRKRECDEAARALGTTPIHLDHPQRHYYGGPGNENAEVRYGCAQPAGVLANVPTILTAYEDATSVKRLADLIVEKNPECVLTHGVSQMNIEHYATSLLTTMSYWQAVERGVRGSLLHWREAHTRLGEFNCRWETFVDCTRFLGRKMELIGLHRCQMPKAHLPDSGHRLLSVNWGGACGCGAAEVFTWVRHADYRDDQGLNHPPLTLELIQNSK
- a CDS encoding GDSL-type esterase/lipase family protein, whose protein sequence is MSVLAVSLAAVCLAQEPQARPAYTGPFPLRDGDTWVLLGDSVTARHQHVNYIEAFCYARFPAMTFHFRNSGVGGDTVPKAMARFDWDVAPWKPTVVSVELGLNDGFYTEYRTNMIALVERIKGVGARPVLFTPHPLIDGVYLASIKKGGMKDKVEGNSTALGVIATEQGLAFADQFHTLVDVWAKNFPVQSVHYAASVARDVLEKQKELPGREHLQQWLDIWAKSEMAASGTDLGIDYVHPGPAGNLTMEAALLKGLNAPGLVSKATLEATGKVGELIQCQVNNVVVEKNGGLSFDRLDTCLPMPIPDNARGGLIVYPAVADLSQWILTVKGLKGGSYRVDIDGTNVTTVATRDLEKGWNMGLLDKGPVANQCQQILSLVGAKESLVTAWRQNYGILIKNPAATFAASATPEKLSQQALEADAKIRAAAQPKSHRFTLIPVEQQ
- a CDS encoding aminopeptidase P family N-terminal domain-containing protein, coding for MNISKISIPEFGVPREIPLIPATVYAARLVQVRARMRAAGLDCLLVYADREHSANISYCTGFDPRFEEALFVLTAEGQASLCVGNECVNVVSELPIPADILLCQEFSLMGQDRSISWDLKPVLGKAGLRAGMRCGIAGWKSLRADRLETPSYIVELVTELCGSRPVNANDLFMHPRDGLRIHNEPEQIAFFEYAATRTSASVLNVLKALEPGKRCFELARQFDDGGLPHSCHPMLACGKTIPNGMASPGNGKVQKGQYLTCAFGIWGALTCRAGVVTSDPSEFISGKKQEAFKLIENYLAAVRAWYGALDVGVSAGEVWAATDSARDKSLYTFCVNPGHYLHLDEWVSSPFWKGSDIPLASGSVLQADIIPVSLKGPISVNMEDGLMLADASLRAELEKSQPALYRRCQARRQFMIEVLGYRLSESVLPLGNIPGAYFPCLLDTSLVYCK
- a CDS encoding M15 family metallopeptidase; translated protein: MKSECNDEEARRAYWSTQMDAAYAFMGKMLEYPVEECGESLVSLKEAVAAEGLAVEFSQSLIAGQDARLFYLRSGLIPDFLAVAREMNERGWMLKVEDGFRSREMQRHIALHETVLDLVLQKVIWETRGTIPDPVFLFQRLTCLIATYPKIGTHMSGSAIDISVLRASDHSEVGRGAPYLEMSELTPMESPFVNAEAARNREAISELMRHHGFIPYPQEFWHYSKGDAYAESLTASGRPARYGAVDFDSSTGRVSPILNPCEPLHSMNDIRRHIALALDRVKLRAEKIR